The sequence CTCAGGCTGGCAAGGCACCGTCAAAGAGATTACACCGAAAGTATTCGAACATCTGGCGCAAAATGAACAAAGCAATCCAGCCGATTGGCATGTTCAGATTGGTATGGCACTCAGTCAAGAGAAGTTCGAAGTCGATGAAGATGTATATGTGAAATTCAAAGCGCTCGGCTATGCAGATGATTATATGTATTTTAATGAAATGACGGATAAATACCATATCGATAATCAGCTAACGGTCAAAAGACAATGTGAACGTGCCGGTATTCCGTCAGATCAGATCAGCATTGATTCGACGTGCACATTTAGTAGTGAAGAAGGGTTTTCGTATCGGCAAGACAGACAAGCCGGTCGACATCTTAGCTTCATTTTGAAACGCTAAAAGTAGTAAAAGGACTCCTAAGCGAGTCCTTTTTTTCATAGATATCCCATCGCTAGCCTCTTTTGTATTCAATCCCATCGTCACTGAATTTCTTCTCAAGTAACTTTCGATACCGCATCATGTAATTATCGTTGGCTAAAATCATAATGTTGCCATCATTGAAGTGAAAGTCAAACTTGGCAAATCCACCTTCTTTCGGCAATTCCCGGAAGACGACTTTCTCAACCTCTTCCCATGTATAGACATATTCCTTGGACAGCATCGAGCTTTTGAATGCAACCGAGTCAGTCGCTACACGGACGTATCGTTGTGACGCGTCCACAAAACAGAGTAGAACCAATAAGCCTATTGCGGCACTAATCATCTTTGCTTTCTTGTTTATCTTGAGAAAATAAAGCAAAAAAGATGTAATTGTCAGTAGCACAAGACCAATGCCATACAAGAAATACGCTTCCTTTGGGACTTGAACGAGTAAAGTGGTGCGTGTTTCATGTAAAGTCTTCGCTACTAGTGTAGGAATGATTGCGAGAAGTATCGGAAATAATCCAATGGAGCCCATCCCTATCGAGAGGAATGTATGACTTGCATCAAGCTGGTGTAATCCTTTTTTCATCTGCATCTTCTAGCCCCCCTTCTTTTCCTTTTTATACGGTAAAAGGATAAGAAAGGTTTCGTATAATCAAATTACTTTAAATATAAAAAACGACGTTTACAGGTTTGTTTATATACTGTTCCACTCTCTTTCGAGGAGAAAGTCCTCTGCCAACCTGTTTGCCTGCTCCGTTATTCTTGTAGGATATGCGAGTACTTCCAACAGCTTAATAGCGTTTTTTGTATTCGATGGACCCCGATAAATTGTATAGTCAAAATGGATATCCCCGTCTTTGAACTTCTCTGTAAAATGGTAGTTGTCATAAGACGATTTCATAATTTCGGTTAGTTCGATATCATGTGTAGCGGTTATATTGATGCCGTTCGTATTTGATAGCCAGTCCATCATCGCAGCAGATGCGGCAATCCGTTCGATAGTATTCGTCCCTTTCAGCAACTCATCAATAACCGAAAGGCAAGGCTTTCCTTTTTCGAGCATCGTAATGATCCGCCTCAATGATTTTATTTCCGCGATGAAGTAACTGTCTCCATCCAGCACATTGTCTTGCACAGCCATAGACGTTGCGACGTAGATTGGCTTCATACGCCATGTATCCGCCAGCACCGTATTGATTGTCTGAGCAAGAATCGCATTGATGGCAACTGCTTTGCTGTATGTCGATTTCCCTGATGCATTCGACCCTGTGATTAACGTAGTCTTTCCTAAATCTGACGAATTTGTCACTGGGTCGGTGATTAAAGGGTGCGCCATATTCGTGAATGATATCTCCATTGAATCCGTAAACGAAGGCACACAATACGCCTGAAGAGTGTGCCGGTAGTAGGCGACAGCAATAGACGCATCAAGCCTGCCGATGATTTCCCATATAGCACGGTAATTCTCCTTATGTTGCGACACGGTTCCAATAATTCTATTATAAGAAATAAAATCAAGCAGAAACAGAATTCGGATGTATTCGACTATCGCGTCAAAATCCCCGTTACCTTTTGTACCCATCGACACAAAATTATTCAGCCATAAAACCTTCTTTAATGGCTTCAAATTCCCCTTCAACTTTCTCGTTTCCTCTTGGATTTTATCATCAGGGATAGCCGCCAACTGATTACCGGTATTGATGATATTTGCGACATAGCTAACCGAATGCAGACCGTATTCCACTATCTGTTTATGGCGGTAATACATTATCCCGTTGATGATAAATGACATGAACAGACAAAGAATACCTAATTTCAATTGGACAAACAGTAGAATAATCGAAGCGACAGGCAGCAGTGCCAGTACATTGAAGATTAGTGGATTCTTAACACCTCGTGTATGGTTTCCGTAAAAAAAAGCTGAAGAGTCCGTAAAATCATGCTTACCGAGTTTAGAGAGTGGGAGCAACACCTTTTCACGCAGCTCTTCAATTTCCATTGCTCGATAGAGTTTTTCATCTTCCTCAAGTGTTTCTTGCGACAGCTTAATATCTCTCAACTGATTCAGCAAATACTCCGAACCAACTGACGTCTGTGTATAATTCAACGTGTTAAACACCTCATCCATGGACAGATCACGCCATGTTAAAGCATCAATACCATTATACGTTTTACCTCTTCTTTCGTTCTCCCAATAGGTGATGATGGATTCTTTCGATTCTCGTTTCCTATCGAATGTTCCCGTTTACCATTCCTTTTTAAACTGTCTACGTTTTTTCCGATCTGTGGTCAACTTTTGATAGCCAAGTACACCGATGATGACTGCGGCAATCACGATTATGTATATCAAAGTCTCAACCCCATTCACATGCTACTTCTATTTACGCAACTATCCTTGTTTAGTTTCATGGAAAATAAAAAACAGCATACTACCTGTCAAATTGACAGATGTATGCTGGCTTTATGAAATATTTAATTTTTAATAACCCATGTACCTGCAATATAATCGTGCAGACCACGTTTCTCAGCTGTGACACCGACCATGATATAGCCTATGTACAAAATTCCAGAAAGCATGTAGCTTAAAAACCGACCGAATGCTCTGCCCGCTGAAATTCTTTGGCCTTCTGCATCGATAACGCGCAGATTCAGCAATTTCTTTCCAACTGTCCCTTGCATTCTGGAACTCGTCGTCAGTGTGTAATATAGGGCGACAAGAATAATATTTGTAAAAATGAGTACGACAAGTACGCCTGCGATTACACCTTCTGAGTCCGTGAATAGCGACATCATTTGGAGTGCAAAGTTAATGATGAACAATGGAACGAAAAGTACAACACTATCAATAATATTCGCAAGAACACGAATCCAAAAACCTGCATATACCATACATTTCCCTCCCTTCACTCTACAAATCTATTCGATTTGGAAGATTCAATACGTTGAAAAAATAACCAACGTCTCTTATCATATCGTACTAGATTAGATTTGTAAAAAGGGGAAATGCTTGGAAAATTATTACCCTTTTAAAACTATCCTCTTTTATACTCAATTCCATCATCATTCAATTTCTTCTCAATCAACTTTCGCCATGCCTGCACTTCCAAATTATTAGACAGTGTCAAGACGTTGCCATCTTTGAAATGAAAATCGAATTTCGACGTTCCTTTGTCTAATGGCACTTCCCGGAACACTACTTTTTCGATATCCTCCCATGCATACTCATACGTTTCTGACCAGATGGACTTTTTGAATGCCAGCGAATCCCAAGCTAATCGACTGAACTGTTGCGATCCGTTCGCAAAACAGAAAACAGCCAACAGAATGATGATTGCACCAATCTTTTTAGCTTTTTTACTTACTCTTAGAAAACTCAACAAAAAAACGTGACAGTCAAGAGCAACAATCCAATTCCATAGGTCACATAAGCAAATTGAGGTATTTGCAGCAATACAGTGGATGATGTCTCGTGCAGTGTCTTAGCAAGCATCATCGGCGTTACAATGAGAAGTATCGGGAACAAAACGAAAGAGGACATTCCCATCGCCAAAAATGTATGACTTGAATCAAGCTGATGCAGTCCTTGCTTCATTTCCATTTCTTTGCCCCCCTACACACATTCCCAATCAATCTTACTTATTATCACTATGATGTCGATAAACCATCAAATTTAGGAGTAAGCCATTTACTATACTTAACGTCACTTTCACTCATTTTTAAGTGAATGATATTTCTCCAACCTTGCATAATGACGCTATCTACAAGAGTTGCCACATTACCATCTTTAAAATGAAATTCATAGTTTGAGTAGCGTCGTTCTACATCAGTTTGATGATAGACGACTTCCTCAATATCTTCCCAAGCATATTCATATTTTTTTGACCAGAGCGAATCCTTCACAATGATGGAATCTAATCCCACTCTGGAGAAACGCTGCGAACCATCTGCAATACACAAGGTTGACAATAATAATATTGCACAGCCAACGAGCTTGCCCTTATTACTTCCCTTAAATAAAAACTGCGATATACATGCACACGCAAACAGCAAATAGCCGATTATATAAAGGACATACGAAACCTTCGGCAACTGTACAAATAATGTAGAAGGTATATCATGCAACGTCATCGTCACGGCAGGTATAGCAAGGAATAACCAAATCGGAGACAAAAAAATCAACATCATTCCCCACCCTAAAAACGTGTGATACCATTCAAGCTGATGCAACCCTTGCTTCATCTGCATCCTCTTACCTCCTCTAATTCTTTTACTACTATGATAGACAGTTTTTTTACTATAGTCAATAAATTTCAAACAATTAAAAAAGGACTTCACCACTTGGGTAAAGTCCTTTATCATTTAAGTACCGCAATACGTGTTATATGGAATTTCCGGATCAGCTGGTTCTACATAGTCTTCCTGATCAGGCGAATAAGCGTATGGATTTTTCAGTACATCTAGCAAATTCCCGGCAACTGTCATATCCCCTTTGACAGCGGCAACTAGCGCCTCTTCCACTCGATGATTACGCGGAATAATGTTCGGATTATGTCTCTTCATAAACGCCTGAACTTCAGCTTCAGACTTATTTTGTCTCGTTCGCCTTGCATCCCAACTTATTTTCCATTCCACAAACTCCTGTGTATTGCTCATCGGCAAACTGTCCAACTGATCGAGTGTCAGTGCACGGAATGTATTCGTATAGTCCGCTTTATTCACTTTCATTAGTTGCAGTAAATCTTTTACTAACTTGCCATCTGACGCCTCTTCATCGAAAATCCCCAGTTTCGCACGCATTCCTGCTAACCAATGATTATGGAACAACTCGCGAAATGTAGAGAGCGATTGTTGCGCAATTTGTACAGCTTTATCCTTATCATCATCAAACAGCGGCATTAGCGTTTCCGCTAGGCGGGCTAGATTCCATTCAGCGATGCCGGGTTGATTGCCGTAGGCGTATCGAGCTTGTCGGTCAATCGAACTGAAAACGGTCGCCGGATCATATGTATCCATGAACGCACATGGTCCGTAGTCAATTGTTTCTCCACTGATTGCCATATTATCCGTATTCATGACACCGTGAATGAAACCGTTCAGCTGCCATTTTGCAATGAGAAATGCTTGTCGTTCGATGACACTATCAAGTAGCGCGACGTATTTATCCGACATCAGCGCGAGATCAGGGTAATGGCGCTCAATCGTATAGTCCGCTAGCGTACGTAAATCCTCTACAACTTGACGCGCCGCCGCGTATTGGAATGTACCGACACGAATATGACTTGATGCGACTCGCGTAAGCACAGCACCTTCAAGCGTTTCTTCACGGTACACCAGCGAACCCGTCACGACGACGGCCAAACTCCGCGTCGTCGGGATGCCGAGACCTTGCATCGCTTCACTCATAATGAACTCACGCATCATTGGTCCAAGTCCTGCCCGTCCATCTCCTCCGCGTGAAAATGGCGTCGGGCCAGATCCTTTGTATTGAATGTCAACACGTCTGCCATCCGGTGTCAGCTGCTCGCCTAGAAGCACAGCACGACCATCACCGAGCATTGTGAAATTGCCGAACTGATGGCCTGTATAAGCTTGCGCAATCGGCTCAGCGGATTGAGGGATGTGGTTCCCCGCAAGAACTTCAATTCCTTCCGCACTTGTCAACGCTTCCGCATCAAGTCCGAGCATCTTTGCCAAATGTGGATTGAATGCAATCAGTTTCGGTTCAGGTGCTTCTTCCGGTAATACATGTGCATAGAACACTTCCGGTAATCGTACATAGCTGTTGTCGAATTGCCAGCCGAATTGATCTTTCGTCATCGTAACCGCTCCTTCTTCCGTTTCAGTTGTTCTCCAGTGTACACCACATGCCCTATGTATTCACGTTTGAAACGCTTCGTTTACGCGCTACCATTTCCGCATTGATAAGCCTTTCAAGACGCGGCCGGTTAAACCGTTGCACGATAATGAGCGGAAGATTGAACAGAACCGCATATGCGACATTAAGCCAAGCTGCCCATAAAGGGTTCCAAATAAAAAAAAGCACACTCGGTACGATTGTTAACCAGTGAACGAATTCAGCGCGGCGCGATTCAAGAAGAAACAGACCCAAAGATGTCCGATCACGTCCGTGCAGCGTGCTTTTGTCGTACCCGTTGCGGATGAACAATGTACCGTCCGGAATATGCCTTTTCCACTTCTTCACGTTGAAAAACTGTTGCCAAATACGTCCTTCCCGCTCCCATGAAAACTGTTGGAACAACCAATCGTTTCGCATAAACCAAGAAACAGGAACGCGCTGGATAGCTATAGAAATAACCAGATGCAATAGCAACCACGCAAATGCATCTAGTAAAGCTACCCATAGAAGAGGCAATTCAACAAGCGGCATGTCGCACACCTCCAATTACCGGAATGGATTTCACATCCTTGTTTACACTTCTTATTTACATCGATCATACATCAATATCCCGTCCGCGCCACGTCACCCGTTTTCTTCGTTTCGACAAGTACATTGAATACATAAAGACGAGGATAAAAAAGATGAACAGCAACGGAAACATTGGAATTGTCCAATTGGCAAAAACACCTGTTTTCCGCACAGAGCGGGCGACGCCCCACATATATGCCACATAGAGCATAACCGCAACGACGAGCTGGAGCCACAACTTTGTAATTACCGGAAAGAGAAATAACAAAGAACTTAAAATTCCGCCGACAACCCACAAATTAATGAGCAGCATGACAGAAGGAAGCGTCGAAACAGACCCCGAAGCCATGCTTTTTGAATAACCCTGTATTAATTGACCGAATCCTTCCGGATACATGCGCAACCATGCTACCCCACGGCCACTCATGCATGTGACAGGCAAGCCTTTATCCTGAAATTCATTGCCGAGTGCCAGATCGTCCATTACCGCACCTTTTACCGCTGCATGTCCGCCAACTTCCATATACTCTGCCTTTGTGCACAGCATACAAGGACCGAACGACCCCGCACTCTTAAGTGAATCACCTTTCACCGTAAATACGTTCATCCCAGCCATGACAACGACAGGGAATATAGACGCGATCTGTTCATACCAGCGCTCTGGTCTATGATCGGGTTGCAACGACAAGATTCCTGTGCCGCCTGACTCTTCAAAGCTCGCCACATACGTCACTAAACTATCAGGTCCTTCAAACACCGTATCCGCATCCATAAACAATAGTAATTCACCTGTCGCTGCCTCCGCTCCTGTCCAACAAGCGGACGACTTGCCAATCCAACCTTTGTCAAAACGTTCATTTGGCAATACTCGAGCGCCATATGAGTAAGCGACTTCCGCCGTCCTATCCGTCGAGTGATCATCGACAACAATCGTTTCGACTTCTATACCTCTTTGCGCTGAGATTGATTCGAGCAGAGGTAACATCCGCTTCTCCTCGTTGCGTGCAGGAATGATAATCGTCACAGAAGAACGAGAAGTACCTGTCAACCGAGCGTCGCTGTCTAAGACAGGTACTTTCCACAGCACAAGTAAGCCACATGTCAATCCTATGACGGTGACAGCTACACTAAACACAAACAGGATTGACATATACGCTCCCCCTTTTTAAAAGTCAATTGCGCCTCGGCGTAATTGCGTTAGGATTTTAATAACTCCCTCTACATGAAATGCTTTTCTGGCGTCCATCTCACCACTTATAGAAGAGGGGACTTCTGCTGAATCAAATTAACCCCTATCACTTGCGTTTCAATAAACCGTCGCGTTTCAGGATTGCTTTGCACACTTGTTGACCGCTCAACGTCACCATCGGCATACCGCCACCTGGGTTCACAGTGCCCCCAACGAAATACAAATTATCGAATCGGTCGCTATGCTTTTTATGTTTAAAGCCTTTATTCTTCTTTTTGTCAGATAATGTTCCGTATATCGAACCACGGTGCGATCCATATGTCCGCTCGATATCATGTGGTGTCCACACGTCACGAGTTACGATATTTGCGCGCAGATCCGTCAGTCCCATGCATTCAAGTTTATCGAGGACACGTTCTTCAAGTCGGGCATAGTCTGTTGCTGTGAAAGGCTTGTCCTGGATATGCGGAATATGGGGCAGGACTTTCAAGTTTTCATGTCCAGCAGGCGCTTGCGATGGATCGGTCTTATTCGCATTGACGAGGTAAATTGTCGGGTCGTCGGGCAACTTGTGCTGCTGGAACACTTTGTCCATCTGCCCTTGTAAATCTTCCGAAAAGAAGAAGTTATGGTGATTGAGTTGTGGATACAGCTTCTTTACACCAAGATGAAGAACGAGTCCCGAGCTCGACGGTTCGAATTTCCTCTCGAGCCGATCGATTTCCTTCTGATCAGTATCGACCATTTTATCGTAGAACGGAATGACTTCCATGTTAGAGATAAAATAGTTGGCAATAGCTACCGAACCGTCCGATAGTTCAACCCCCGTGATTTGGTCTTTACGCGTTAAAGCCTTCGTTACTTCAACGCCTGTATACAAGGAGACGCCGGCTTCTTTTGCAAGTGCGTGAAGCGCATCCGCAAGTTTATGCATCCCGCCAGGCACATACCAACAGCCTTGTGCGTGTTGCATATAAATCATCATATTGAGTACGGCAGGTGCATCGTATGGCGAAGAACCGACGTACTTGATGAAATAGGACAGCATTGTACGTAAATGAGGATTGCTGATTCGTTTGTCGATGGCCTCGAACATCGTTGAGTTCAAGTCGAATCCTTTAAGCGATGAAAAGACGCCATGATGCTTGATCACTTGCGCCGTCGTATCCAGGCCCTCTTTGAAATACCCTTCATCGGTCATGTCATACAGATTTTTCGCATAGCGCAAAAATGCGGCATATTCTTTCATGTCGCGTTTGGACAGATGGGGATTTTCATTAGCCATCTTATTGAGATCGCCATACAGATCGAGTACCGCTCCGTCTGGAAAGAACGAACGCCATTCCCGTTCCAGGCGAACAATCTTCACATAATCTTGCATCCGTTTACCACTACCGGCAAATAGTCTTTCAAAAATATGTGGCATCGTCAAGATGGACGGTCCCAAGTCGAATCCGAAGCCATCCTGCTCCAAGCGGTTCAACTTCCCGCCCAGATGTCCATTCTTTTCATACAATGAAACTTCATATCCCCGTTGCGCTAGCGAGATTGCAGCAGACAGTCCGCCCAACCCGCCACCGATAACGATGGCTGTTTTCATTTTTCGTGACATGCGTGCACCTCTTTCCTTAAATTGAAGCTTGCGCCGCGATTTTCACCATTTCCATCTTGGATACATAATTCTTCTTTCGGAAACAGTCATATTTATTTTTGCGTACACTGTCCAATATCCCACGGTACACCCGTGCGGAAGCAATAACTGCAAACTTGCTGTCTTCATCGAATCCGTCACTGTTGCCAATAAAGTCCGCATACAATTCTTCTGCACGTTCTGCCAGCGACTCCCACAATGCTATGAAGTTATCCGAAATGATCCCTTTGGACAGTTCATGTTTGGAATAACCGAAGGCGGCCATTTCGTGAACCGGCAAATAGATCCGATTCTTCTCCAAATAGTCTTCCCCTATGTCACGGAGAATGTTCGTAATCTGCATCGCGATGCCTAGATTCACAGCGCTCATAGTCAAATCCTTGTCCGTATCAGAAGCGATAATCGGCAACAGCATCTTGCCGACAGACCCCGCGACATACGTACTATACTCCTCAAGTTCCTCCCGCGTATTCGGAGATGTAAAATGGATATCCATTCGCTGTCCTTTCAACTGGTCAAAAAACGGCTGGATTTCCATGTCAAACCGGTTAAACACATCTCGGAGCGCACGCCATAACGGCAAATCTTTCTCTTGGCGTTGCGCAAACCGATTCAACTCATCTGTTAAATGATCGAGTGCGACAAGTTGAGACGCAGACGTCAGATTTTCATCGACACTGTTGTCCGCTTGGCGGCAAAAGGCATAGATAGCATAGACAGCGTTCGCTTTCTCTTGCGGCAATGTTGAAAACGCGTAGTAAAAGCTTTTAGAATAGCGTTTTATGATAGCTTCACAATATCCATAGTCTTCGACGAGAGACGGTTTTTCATTAATTAGCATGATTTGACTCCTTTCATCTCGTGTGGAATAGAATTCCTTTGTCGTCATGAAGCAGTTCTTCTGTCGCGATACGTGCGGATAGCAGAACAATTGGAACACCCGCACCCGGGTGTGTGCTGCTTCCCGTGAAGTAAAAGTTTTCGCAATGTGTCGCCTTGCTCTGCGGACGCATATGATTACTTTGGCCCAATGTAGGCTGAAGACCAAACGTAGCGCCGTTATATGCGTTGAACCGTTCTTCAAAATCTTTCGGTGTCATGAATGTTTCGCTGACAATTTCATTCTCCACGTTTTCAAATCCTTTAATTTCCTTCAAGGCATCGAGCACATATCCTCGATAATGAGCAATTGTCTCTTCATCCCATTCGTATTGCGCACAGGATTTGTCCGATACGGGTACAAGAATATACAAACCGTCCTTACCTTCTGGCGCCAATGAAGGATCCAGTTTCGATCCCAT is a genomic window of Sporosarcina oncorhynchi containing:
- the pgeF gene encoding peptidoglycan editing factor PgeF encodes the protein MKTKVYITTTNLIVGTTLKDKSAPEENNMALHACIDSQAILENRRELAAFLKCQLKDFVCANQTHSANVHKVTRSDIGLGALQNETAIPNVDALYTDEPGIVLCSFTADCVPVIFYNEANGIIGVIHSGWQGTVKEITPKVFEHLAQNEQSNPADWHVQIGMALSQEKFEVDEDVYVKFKALGYADDYMYFNEMTDKYHIDNQLTVKRQCERAGIPSDQISIDSTCTFSSEEGFSYRQDRQAGRHLSFILKR
- a CDS encoding MutS-related protein, giving the protein MNYTQTSVGSEYLLNQLRDIKLSQETLEEDEKLYRAMEIEELREKVLLPLSKLGKHDFTDSSAFFYGNHTRGVKNPLIFNVLALLPVASIILLFVQLKLGILCLFMSFIINGIMYYRHKQIVEYGLHSVSYVANIINTGNQLAAIPDDKIQEETRKLKGNLKPLKKVLWLNNFVSMGTKGNGDFDAIVEYIRILFLLDFISYNRIIGTVSQHKENYRAIWEIIGRLDASIAVAYYRHTLQAYCVPSFTDSMEISFTNMAHPLITDPVTNSSDLGKTTLITGSNASGKSTYSKAVAINAILAQTINTVLADTWRMKPIYVATSMAVQDNVLDGDSYFIAEIKSLRRIITMLEKGKPCLSVIDELLKGTNTIERIAASAAMMDWLSNTNGINITATHDIELTEIMKSSYDNYHFTEKFKDGDIHFDYTIYRGPSNTKNAIKLLEVLAYPTRITEQANRLAEDFLLEREWNSI
- a CDS encoding RDD family protein codes for the protein MVYAGFWIRVLANIIDSVVLFVPLFIINFALQMMSLFTDSEGVIAGVLVVLIFTNIILVALYYTLTTSSRMQGTVGKKLLNLRVIDAEGQRISAGRAFGRFLSYMLSGILYIGYIMVGVTAEKRGLHDYIAGTWVIKN
- a CDS encoding protein adenylyltransferase SelO, with product MTKDQFGWQFDNSYVRLPEVFYAHVLPEEAPEPKLIAFNPHLAKMLGLDAEALTSAEGIEVLAGNHIPQSAEPIAQAYTGHQFGNFTMLGDGRAVLLGEQLTPDGRRVDIQYKGSGPTPFSRGGDGRAGLGPMMREFIMSEAMQGLGIPTTRSLAVVVTGSLVYREETLEGAVLTRVASSHIRVGTFQYAAARQVVEDLRTLADYTIERHYPDLALMSDKYVALLDSVIERQAFLIAKWQLNGFIHGVMNTDNMAISGETIDYGPCAFMDTYDPATVFSSIDRQARYAYGNQPGIAEWNLARLAETLMPLFDDDKDKAVQIAQQSLSTFRELFHNHWLAGMRAKLGIFDEEASDGKLVKDLLQLMKVNKADYTNTFRALTLDQLDSLPMSNTQEFVEWKISWDARRTRQNKSEAEVQAFMKRHNPNIIPRNHRVEEALVAAVKGDMTVAGNLLDVLKNPYAYSPDQEDYVEPADPEIPYNTYCGT
- a CDS encoding glycosyl-4,4'-diaponeurosporenoate acyltransferase, with the translated sequence MPLVELPLLWVALLDAFAWLLLHLVISIAIQRVPVSWFMRNDWLFQQFSWEREGRIWQQFFNVKKWKRHIPDGTLFIRNGYDKSTLHGRDRTSLGLFLLESRRAEFVHWLTIVPSVLFFIWNPLWAAWLNVAYAVLFNLPLIIVQRFNRPRLERLINAEMVARKRSVSNVNT
- a CDS encoding glycosyltransferase codes for the protein MSILFVFSVAVTVIGLTCGLLVLWKVPVLDSDARLTGTSRSSVTIIIPARNEEKRMLPLLESISAQRGIEVETIVVDDHSTDRTAEVAYSYGARVLPNERFDKGWIGKSSACWTGAEAATGELLLFMDADTVFEGPDSLVTYVASFEESGGTGILSLQPDHRPERWYEQIASIFPVVVMAGMNVFTVKGDSLKSAGSFGPCMLCTKAEYMEVGGHAAVKGAVMDDLALGNEFQDKGLPVTCMSGRGVAWLRMYPEGFGQLIQGYSKSMASGSVSTLPSVMLLINLWVVGGILSSLLFLFPVITKLWLQLVVAVMLYVAYMWGVARSVRKTGVFANWTIPMFPLLFIFFILVFMYSMYLSKRRKRVTWRGRDIDV
- a CDS encoding phytoene desaturase family protein, whose product is MSRKMKTAIVIGGGLGGLSAAISLAQRGYEVSLYEKNGHLGGKLNRLEQDGFGFDLGPSILTMPHIFERLFAGSGKRMQDYVKIVRLEREWRSFFPDGAVLDLYGDLNKMANENPHLSKRDMKEYAAFLRYAKNLYDMTDEGYFKEGLDTTAQVIKHHGVFSSLKGFDLNSTMFEAIDKRISNPHLRTMLSYFIKYVGSSPYDAPAVLNMMIYMQHAQGCWYVPGGMHKLADALHALAKEAGVSLYTGVEVTKALTRKDQITGVELSDGSVAIANYFISNMEVIPFYDKMVDTDQKEIDRLERKFEPSSSGLVLHLGVKKLYPQLNHHNFFFSEDLQGQMDKVFQQHKLPDDPTIYLVNANKTDPSQAPAGHENLKVLPHIPHIQDKPFTATDYARLEERVLDKLECMGLTDLRANIVTRDVWTPHDIERTYGSHRGSIYGTLSDKKKNKGFKHKKHSDRFDNLYFVGGTVNPGGGMPMVTLSGQQVCKAILKRDGLLKRK
- a CDS encoding phytoene/squalene synthase family protein, with protein sequence MLINEKPSLVEDYGYCEAIIKRYSKSFYYAFSTLPQEKANAVYAIYAFCRQADNSVDENLTSASQLVALDHLTDELNRFAQRQEKDLPLWRALRDVFNRFDMEIQPFFDQLKGQRMDIHFTSPNTREELEEYSTYVAGSVGKMLLPIIASDTDKDLTMSAVNLGIAMQITNILRDIGEDYLEKNRIYLPVHEMAAFGYSKHELSKGIISDNFIALWESLAERAEELYADFIGNSDGFDEDSKFAVIASARVYRGILDSVRKNKYDCFRKKNYVSKMEMVKIAAQASI